The following coding sequences lie in one Rutidosis leptorrhynchoides isolate AG116_Rl617_1_P2 chromosome 4, CSIRO_AGI_Rlap_v1, whole genome shotgun sequence genomic window:
- the LOC139843820 gene encoding DNA topoisomerase 2 has protein sequence MATTTDNRRPLQSTTTNNIPKSGRTIEETYQKKTQLEHILLRPDTYIGSIENHESKLWVWEDDQMINRNVKYVPGLYKIFDEILVNAADNKQRDPKMDTVKVNIDVEGNCISVFNNGDGIPVEIHQEEGVYVPEMIFGHLLTSSNYDDTIKKTTGGRNGYGAKLANIFSTEFTIETADGKRNRRYKQVFSNNMGKKSEPTITKCKNGENWTMVSFKPDLAKFGMECLERDVVGLMKKRVIDLAACLGKTVKVELDGKRVPPKTFEDYVKLYVPADALRLHERVNERWEICVSISDGHFEQVSFVNNIATIKGGTHVDYVANQIANHLITVIKKQHKHANLNTKNVKNYLWVFVNALIDNPAFDSQTKETLTTKQSSFGSTCELTPEFLKKVAKSDIVNRVVSWVQFKQEKDLKKTDGNKKGKLNIPKLEEANKAATSESHNCTLILTEGDSAKALAMSGLSVVGQDYYGVFPLRGKLLNVREASPKQLQENAEIQNIKKILGLQHGKSYDDVKSLRYGHLMIMTDQDHDGSHIKGLLINFLHAFWPSLLKVPDFVLEFITPIVKATNNKNNKDVIAFYTMPEYEEWKENLGNRAGQYTIKYYKGLGTSTGKEGAQYFSDIDKHKKDFIWADDEDGDAIELAFSKKKIEARKNWLRALQAGTFFDSKEKHIPYRDFINKELILFSMADLQRSIPSMVDGLKPGQRKILFCAFKKLIQKEMKVAQFSGYVSEHSAYHHGEQSLVGTIIGMAQNFVGSNNINLLLPNGQFGTRQMGGKDHASGRYIFTKISPITRNIFPKADELLLNYLNDDGQSIEPTWFIPIIPMVLVNGSEGIGTGWSTFVPNYNPRDIIANLRRLLNGEPMVPMDPWYKWFKGTIQKTTSKDTGYTTIGNVEEHEDENENVSIVISELPVRRWTQEYKEFLEAASLAGKDKQPFIHDYMAHNDDTTVHFEVIMTADQMNSARQEGLLKKFKLTTSLSTSNMHLFDANGVIKKYDTPEQIVEEFFHLRLDFYEKRKTAVLNELGKALLQLENKVRFIREVVEGTLVVSNRKKADLWAELKKKGYTPLPKEAKPTVAGDVNQEENEETEEQDDETEKVNLQKENEDSGTEYDYLLNMSIGTLTYEKMKQLRDEKDKKKAEFDDLSKTPSNSLWLRDLDALDRQLDEQDKRDAKDEEFRRIQQEKARAKGPGGGGKNARKAARKPATKKITKIELMDTDNAEAVKKGRGKAAAAGAKKAPAKNKAKTNLVDEDDDEIPSLAERMGRQDLLSEPDDSEINELEDRLARHNIESSPELAEEVPKKKAPAKRAAAVKKKAPVAVISNDEDEMSADSDFEVVAPPPGEKKKGGRKAAAAKPPAGGTKKRGPAAKTGGTQKLITEVLKPVTEASPEKKVRKMRPSPFNKKSGSVLGKMNKKNDDDEEEEVMMSVGESSGEVAPAKPRPQRANRKKMTYVLSDSDEEEDEDEAAEDSDFDDDE, from the exons ATGGCGACCACCACCGACAACCGCCGTCCACTTCAatcaaccaccaccaacaacatccccaAATCCGGCCGAACAATCGAAGAAACGTACCAAAAGAAAACTCAGCTCGAACACATCTTACTCCGACCCGATACCTACATCGGATCAATTGAAAACCACGAATCAAAACTATGGGTTTGGGAAGACGATCAGATGATTAACCGAAACGTCAAATACGTTCCTGGATTGTACAAGATCTTCGATGAAATACTGGTGAATGCTGCGGATAATAAACAAAGGGATCCGAAAATGGACACTGTGAAGGTGAATATTGATGTTGAAGGGAATTGTATCAGTGTGTTTAATAATGGTGATGGGATCCCTGTTGAGATTCATCAAGAAGAAGGTGTTTATGTTCCTGAGATGATTTTTGGGCATTTGTTGACCAGCAGTAATTATGATGATACCATTAAGAAGACAACTGGTGGTAGAAATGGGTATGGTGCGAAACTTGCTAATATTTTTTCGACTGAGTTTACGATTGAGACTGCTGATGGTAAACGTAACAGAAGATACAAAcag GTGTTTTCAAACAACATGGGGAAGAAATCTGAACCAACTATCACAAAATGCAAGAATGGTGAAAACTGGACTATGGTCTCGTTTAAGCCCGATTTAGCAAAATTTGGAATGGAATGTCTTGAAAGGGATGTAGTTGGTTTGATGAAGAAGCGTGTTATTGACTTAGCAGCCTGTTTGGGTAAGACTGTTAAGGTTGAGTTAGATGGAAAACGTGTCCCTCCTAAAACGTTTGAAGATTACGTCAAGCTATATGTTCCAGCTGATGCCTTAAG GCTTCATGAGAGAGTTAATGAAAGATGGGAGATTTGTGTTAGTATTTCTGATGGTCATTTCGAGCAG GTGAGTTTCGTGAATAATATCGCGACAATCAAGGGAGGAACCCATGTAGATTATGTTGCCAATCAGATTGCTAACCATCTGATCACTGTTATAAAGAAACAACACAAACATGCAAATCTGAACACCAAAAATGTGAAGAACTACTTATGGGTGTTTGTCAATGCACTTATTGATAACCCTGCTTTTGATTCACAAACCAAAGAGACTTTAACTACTAAACAAAGCAGCTTCGGATCTACATGTGAACTCACTCCAGAGTTCTTGAAGAAAG TGGCTAAATCTGATATTGTGAACAGAGTTGTGTCATGGGTACAGTTTAAGCAGGAGAAGGATCTTAAGAAAACTGATGGTAACAAGAAGGGGAAACTTAATATTCCAAAACTCGAAGAGGCTAATAAAGCAGCTACATCCGAATCACATAACTGCACCTTGATATTGACAGAAGGGGATTCAGCTAAAGCTCTTGCA ATGTCTGGGTTGTCTGTTGTGGGTCAAGATTACTACGGTGTGTTTCCATTGAGGGGTAAATTGCTGAATGTGAGGGAAGCAAGCCCGAAACAGTTACAGGAAAATGCTGAAATACAGAACATTAAGAAGATTCTTGGGCTGCAGCATGGTAAAAGCTATGATGATGTGAAGTCACTGAGATATGGTCACTTGATGATTATGACTGATCAG GATCATGATGGTTCACATATTAAAGGGCTGTTGATCAACTTTCTTCATGCGTTTTGGCCGTCTTTGCTAAAAGTTCCAGACTTTGTGCTCGAGTTCATTACACCTATTGTTAAGGCAACTAATAATAAAAACAACAAAGATGTGATTGCATTCTATACCATGCCTGAGTACGAGGAATGGAAGGAAAATTTGGGTAACCGAGCAGGACAATACACGATAAAGTACTATAAG GGGTTGGGAACAAGTACCGGTAAAGAAGGTGCTCAATATTTTTCTGATATCGATAAGCATAAGAAGGATTTTATCTGGGCTGATGATGAGGACGGTGATGCTATTGAGCTTGCCTTTAGTAAGAAGAAGATTGAGGCCCGAAAGAATTGGCTTCGCGCGCTTCAG GCTGGTACATTTTTTGATTCAAAGGAGAAACATATCCCGTACCGTGACTTCATCAACAAAGAGCTCATTCTGTTTTCAATGGCTGATCTTCAAAGATCAATCCCATCAATGGTGGATGGACTGAAGCCAGGACAAAGGAAGATTCTGTTCTGTGCTTTTAAGAAGTTGATTCAAAAAGAAATGAAAGTTGCTCAATTCAGTGGTTATGTCTCTGAGCATTCGGCGTATCATCATGGTGAGCAGAGTCTTGTTGGAACCATCATTGGTATGGCCCAAAATTTCGTTGGGAGCAATAACATTAACCTTCTTTTACCGAATGGACAATTTGGCACCCGTCAGATG GGAGGCAAAGATCATGCAAGTGGCAGGTATATCTTCACGAAGATTTCTCCTATCACACGCAATATTTTCCCCAAGGCAGATGAACTTCTACTCAACTACCTGAATGATGATGGCCAATCCATTGAGCCTACATG GTTCATTCCAATCATACCGATGGTTCTGGTTAACGGAAGTGAAGGAATAGGGACCGGGTGGAGTACGTTTGTGCCAAATTACAATCCACGTGACATTATTGCTAACCTAAGACGTCTGTTGAATGGTGAACCAATGGTGCCTATGGATCCATGGTACAAGTGGTTCAAGGGAACAATACAGAAAACAACATCAAAAGATACCGGTTACACCACCATAGGTAATGTAGAGGAGCACGAAGATGAAAACGAAAACGTCAGTATTGTTATCAGTGAGCTGCCTGTAAGAAGATGGACTCAAGAATATAAGGAGTTTTTGGAAGCTGCTTCACTAGCAGGGAAAGATAAGCAACCGTTCATTCAT GACTACATGGCTCATAATGATGATACAACTGTACATTTTGAGGTTATCATGACAGCAGATCAAATGAACAGTGCTAGACAGGAGGGGTTGTTGAAGAAGTTTAAGCTAACGACTTCGTTAAGCACAAGTAACATGCATCTGTTTGATGCAAATGGTGTAATAAAGAAGTATGACACCCCTGAACAGA TCGTTGAGGAGTTCTTTCACCTTCGTCTTGACTTTTATGAGAAGAGAAAG ACTGCTGTACTGAATGAGCTTGGAAAAGCATTATTGCAACTGGAAAACAAAGTGAGGTTTATACGTGAGGTTGTTGAAGGAACACTTGTTGTAAGCAACAGAAAGAAGGCAGATTTATGGGCTGAGTTGAAGAAAAAAGGCTATACTCCTTTACCAAAAGAAGCTAAACCAACAGTTGCAGGAGATGTTAATCAGGAAGAAAATGAGGAAACCGAGGAGCAGGATGATGAAACTGAAAAAGTAAATCTACAGAAAGAAAATGAGGATAGTGGAACCGAATATGATTATCTGTTGAACATGTCAATAGGAACATTGACTTATGAGAAGATGAAACAACTAAGGGATGAAAAGGATAAAAAGAAGGCTGAGTTTGATGACCTGTCAAAGACTCCTTCCAACTCTTTATGGTTGCGAGATCTTGATGCCCTTGACAGGCAACTTGAT GAACAAGACAAGAGGGATGCTAAAGATGAAGAATTTAGAAGAATTCAACAAGAGAAGGCAAGAGCTAAGGGCCCTGGAGGTGGTGGTAAGAATGCTAGGAAAGCTGCACGAAAGCCTGCCACCAAGAAAATTACTAAAATTGAACTAATGGATACAG ATAATGCTGAAGCTGTGAAAAAAGGAAGAGGCAAAGCAGCAGCAGCGGGCGCAAAGAAAGCTCCTGCTAAGAACAAG GCAAAGACTAATTTGGTAGATGAAGACGATGATGAAATTCCATCTTTGGCTGAACGTATGGGAAGACAAGATCTGCTATCTGAGCCAGATGATTCTGAAATCAATGAGCTTGAAGATCGGTTAGCGAGACACAACATTGAATCATCTCCTGAATTAGCTGAAG AAGTTCCAAAAAAGAAAGCACCTGCAAAAAGAGCCGCTGCTGTGAAAAAGAAGGCTCCTGTTGCTGTGATTTCAAACGATGAAGATGAAATGAGCGCTGACTCAGACTTTGAAGTTGTAGCACCACCACCAGGAGAGAAGAAGAAAGGCGGTCGAAAGGCGGCTGCCGCCAAGCCGCCAGCTGGAGGGACAAAGAAACGGGGCCCCGCTGCAAAGACAGGTGGCACACAAAAGCTGATAACAGAAGTTTTGAAGCCGGTGACAGAAGCTTCACCTGAGAAGAAAGTGAGGAAGATGAGGCCTTCACCGTTTAACAAGAAAAGTGGGTCCGTTTTGGGAAAAATGAAtaagaagaatgatgatgatgaggaagaagaagTTATGATGAGTGTTGGTGAATCGAGCGGTGAAGTTGCGCCTGCAAAACCGAGACCACAAAGGGCTAATAGGAAGAAGATGACGTACGTCTTGAGTGATTCtgatgaggaagaagatgaagatgaagcaGCTGAAGATtctgattttgatgatgatgagtGA